A single Clavibacter nebraskensis NCPPB 2581 DNA region contains:
- a CDS encoding cryptochrome/photolyase family protein, with product MERTRWILADQLGDHFDDGGRTLLIESRGLLARRPYHRAKAHLILSGIRHRARALGDRVEFHQVDHYREVVAGRDDLEVIDPTSRGLRRLVAEIGAHVLPSRGFVTSEQEFAEWMAGRTSNRLVMEDFYRWSRARTGTLMDDDDPVGGRWNYDHDNRERPPKGAANLGLPEPWWPEEDDIDAEVRADLDEWERKGLVHFVGEDGPRRFAVTPEEGRLALDDFVASRLNDFGPFEDASLRGDWTMAHSLLSATMNMGVLDPADVIERIVAEHTAGRAPIQSVEGIVRQIMGWRDYVWHLYWAFEDDYTSQNRLDAHRGVPTALQELDASGIEAACLSHVVDKVRTHGWAHHIERLMILGNLALQRGYDPAAMNDWFIDSFVDGTPWVMPANVVGMALHADGGRMATKPYAGGGAYIDRMSDHCGGCPFDPKVRVGPTACPYTAGYWWFLDRNRERLRGNARMAQPLAGLGRLTDLPELVAQEDARRSL from the coding sequence ATGGAGCGCACGCGATGGATCCTCGCCGACCAGCTGGGCGACCACTTCGACGACGGCGGGCGGACGCTGCTCATCGAGTCACGGGGCCTGCTCGCCCGGCGGCCGTACCACCGGGCCAAAGCGCACCTCATCCTGTCGGGCATCCGGCACCGCGCGCGGGCGCTCGGCGACCGGGTCGAGTTCCACCAGGTGGACCACTACCGTGAGGTCGTCGCGGGGCGGGACGACCTGGAGGTCATCGACCCCACCTCCCGGGGTCTCCGGCGCCTGGTCGCGGAGATCGGCGCCCACGTGCTGCCGAGCCGCGGCTTCGTCACGAGCGAGCAGGAGTTCGCCGAGTGGATGGCCGGGCGCACGTCGAACCGGCTCGTCATGGAGGACTTCTACCGGTGGTCGCGCGCGCGCACCGGCACCCTCATGGACGACGACGACCCGGTCGGCGGCCGCTGGAACTACGACCACGACAACCGCGAACGGCCGCCGAAGGGGGCGGCGAACCTCGGCCTGCCCGAGCCGTGGTGGCCGGAGGAGGACGACATCGACGCCGAGGTCCGCGCCGACCTTGACGAGTGGGAGCGGAAGGGCCTCGTGCACTTCGTGGGCGAGGACGGGCCGCGGCGCTTCGCCGTCACGCCGGAGGAGGGGCGCCTGGCGCTCGACGACTTCGTGGCGAGCCGGCTCAACGACTTCGGCCCCTTCGAGGACGCGTCGCTCCGGGGCGACTGGACCATGGCCCACTCGCTGCTGAGCGCCACCATGAACATGGGCGTGCTGGATCCGGCGGACGTCATCGAGCGCATCGTCGCGGAGCACACGGCCGGCCGGGCGCCCATCCAGAGCGTCGAGGGCATCGTGCGGCAGATCATGGGCTGGCGCGACTACGTGTGGCACCTCTACTGGGCCTTCGAGGACGACTACACGTCCCAGAACCGGCTCGACGCGCATCGCGGCGTGCCGACCGCGCTGCAGGAGCTCGACGCGTCCGGCATCGAGGCCGCCTGCCTCTCCCACGTCGTCGACAAGGTCCGCACGCACGGCTGGGCGCACCACATCGAACGGCTCATGATCCTGGGCAACCTCGCGCTCCAGCGCGGCTACGACCCGGCCGCCATGAACGACTGGTTCATCGACTCCTTCGTCGACGGCACGCCGTGGGTCATGCCCGCGAACGTCGTCGGCATGGCGCTGCACGCCGACGGCGGCCGCATGGCGACGAAGCCGTACGCGGGCGGCGGCGCCTACATCGACCGGATGTCGGACCACTGCGGCGGCTGCCCGTTCGATCCGAAGGTGCGCGTCGGCCCCACGGCTTGCCCGTACACCGCGGGCTACTGGTGGTTCCTCGACCGCAACCGGGAGCGGCTCCGTGGCAACGCGCGCATGGCCCAGCCGCTCGCCGGGCTCGGGCGGCTGACGGACCTGCCGGAGCTCGTCGCCCAGGAGGACGCGCGGCGGTCGCTGTGA
- the rph gene encoding ribonuclease PH yields the protein MTDDTPRHDGRAADELREITIERNWSEQAEGSALISFGRTRVLCTASFTNRVPRWKAGSGQGWVTAEYAMLPRATNERMDREAVKGKVGGRTHEISRLIGRSLRAVVDMKALGENTIVIDCDVLQADGGTRTAAITGAYVALADALEWGRERKFIAQRATPLKDSVAAVSVGIVDGKSLLDLAYVEDVRAETDMNVVMTGSGSFVEVQGTAEGAPFDRAELDALLDLALSGGTTLTALQAQALGR from the coding sequence ATGACCGACGACACCCCCCGCCACGACGGCCGCGCCGCCGACGAGCTGCGCGAGATCACGATCGAGCGGAACTGGAGCGAGCAGGCCGAGGGATCCGCCCTCATCTCCTTCGGCCGCACCCGCGTCCTCTGCACCGCGTCCTTCACCAACCGCGTCCCGCGCTGGAAGGCCGGCAGCGGCCAGGGCTGGGTCACCGCCGAGTACGCGATGCTCCCGCGCGCCACGAACGAGCGCATGGACCGCGAGGCCGTGAAGGGCAAGGTCGGCGGCCGCACGCACGAGATCTCCCGCCTCATCGGCCGCAGCCTCCGCGCGGTCGTCGACATGAAGGCGCTCGGGGAGAACACGATCGTCATCGACTGCGACGTTCTGCAGGCCGACGGCGGCACGCGCACCGCCGCCATCACGGGCGCGTACGTCGCCCTCGCCGACGCGCTCGAGTGGGGCCGCGAGAGGAAGTTCATCGCGCAGCGCGCGACGCCGCTGAAGGACAGCGTCGCCGCGGTCTCCGTCGGCATCGTCGACGGGAAGTCGCTGCTCGACCTCGCGTACGTCGAGGACGTGCGCGCCGAGACCGACATGAACGTGGTGATGACGGGCAGCGGGTCCTTCGTCGAGGTCCAGGGCACGGCCGAGGGCGCGCCCTTCGACCGCGCCGAGCTCGACGCCCTCCTCGACCTCGCGCTCAGCGGCGGCACCACGCTCACCGCGCTGCAGGCGCAGGCGCTCGGCCGCTGA
- the rdgB gene encoding RdgB/HAM1 family non-canonical purine NTP pyrophosphatase, with protein sequence MIPLVLATHNAHKVEELRRILGARLDGIDLVAYDGPEPVEDGTTFEENALIKARAAALHTGRAALADDSGIGVDILGGSPGIFSARWAGPARDSRANLELLLGQLGDVPDAHRGARFTCAAALVVPTADGLVERTALGVWEGSVLREEAGEGGFGYDPIFRPATGGASAAALSADEKNRVSHRALAFDAIMPVARRELLGEG encoded by the coding sequence GTGATCCCGCTCGTCCTCGCCACGCACAACGCCCACAAGGTGGAGGAGCTCCGCCGGATCCTGGGCGCGCGCCTCGACGGCATCGACCTGGTCGCCTACGACGGCCCCGAGCCCGTCGAGGACGGCACGACGTTCGAGGAGAACGCCCTCATCAAGGCGCGGGCCGCCGCGCTGCACACGGGCCGGGCCGCGCTGGCGGACGATTCCGGGATCGGCGTCGACATCCTGGGCGGATCGCCCGGCATCTTCTCGGCGCGCTGGGCGGGTCCGGCACGCGACAGCCGCGCGAACCTCGAGCTCCTGCTCGGCCAGCTCGGCGACGTGCCCGACGCGCACCGCGGCGCCCGCTTCACGTGCGCCGCAGCGCTCGTCGTCCCCACCGCGGACGGCCTCGTCGAGCGCACGGCCCTCGGTGTGTGGGAGGGATCCGTGCTCCGCGAGGAAGCGGGCGAGGGCGGCTTCGGCTACGACCCGATCTTCCGCCCGGCCACCGGCGGCGCGAGCGCCGCGGCCCTCAGCGCCGACGAGAAGAACCGCGTCAGCCACCGCGCGCTCGCCTTCGACGCGATCATGCCCGTGGCGCGGCGGGAGCTCCTCGGCGAGGGCTGA
- a CDS encoding DUF3039 domain-containing protein, translating to MVILSIEQAPGSPSQGGGTDTLDRELEELLEQETIEPGDHERFSHYVKKDKILESAISGKPVKALCGKKWLPGRDPQKFPVCPDCKRIYENMKPE from the coding sequence ATGGTCATCCTCAGCATCGAACAGGCCCCCGGAAGCCCGTCGCAGGGCGGCGGCACCGACACCCTCGACCGCGAGCTCGAGGAGCTCCTCGAGCAGGAGACGATCGAGCCCGGCGACCACGAGCGCTTCTCGCACTACGTGAAGAAGGACAAGATCCTCGAGTCCGCGATCAGCGGCAAGCCCGTGAAGGCGCTCTGCGGCAAGAAGTGGCTGCCCGGTCGCGACCCGCAGAAGTTCCCGGTCTGCCCCGACTGCAAGCGCATCTACGAGAACATGAAGCCCGAGTAG
- a CDS encoding cation diffusion facilitator family transporter, with translation MGSGSHDHGAATTDRRRLVIAIAITVAVLVVEVVGALVSGSLALLADAGHMTSDLLGLGIALVATIVAARPATDRHTFGFQRGEVLGALVNGLILAVVAVYVAVQGVTRLLAPEGPEVDPGIMLLAAGIGLVANVGALLVLRGGAGRSINMRGAYLEVLGDAFGSVATIVAGVVIAVTGFGRADAVASLVIAALIVPRAVVLLRDVVRVLNESTPVGTEPERIRAHLLETPGVTAVHDVHVWAITSGSPVFTAHVVVEQEVFRDGRTGELLDRLSGCLDDHFDVEHSTFQLEPEEHAGHEHRHHV, from the coding sequence ATGGGCTCCGGATCGCACGACCACGGCGCGGCCACGACCGACCGCCGCCGGCTCGTCATCGCCATCGCGATCACCGTCGCGGTCCTCGTGGTCGAGGTGGTCGGCGCGCTCGTCTCGGGGTCGCTCGCGCTGCTCGCGGACGCGGGCCACATGACGAGCGACCTGCTCGGCCTCGGCATCGCCCTGGTCGCCACCATCGTCGCCGCGCGCCCCGCGACCGACCGGCACACCTTCGGCTTCCAACGCGGCGAGGTCCTCGGCGCCCTCGTCAACGGCCTGATCCTCGCGGTCGTCGCCGTCTACGTCGCGGTGCAGGGCGTCACGCGCCTGCTCGCGCCGGAGGGCCCGGAGGTGGACCCGGGCATCATGCTGCTCGCCGCCGGCATCGGCCTGGTCGCGAACGTCGGCGCGCTGCTGGTGCTGCGCGGGGGAGCGGGGCGCTCGATCAACATGCGCGGCGCCTACCTCGAGGTGCTCGGCGACGCTTTCGGGTCGGTCGCCACCATCGTCGCCGGCGTGGTCATCGCCGTCACCGGATTCGGGCGGGCGGACGCCGTCGCGTCGCTCGTCATCGCGGCGCTGATCGTGCCGCGCGCGGTCGTGCTGCTGCGCGACGTCGTGCGCGTGCTGAACGAGTCCACGCCCGTGGGCACCGAGCCCGAGCGGATCCGCGCCCACCTGCTCGAGACGCCCGGCGTCACGGCGGTCCACGACGTGCACGTCTGGGCCATCACGTCCGGCTCGCCCGTCTTCACCGCCCACGTGGTCGTGGAGCAGGAGGTGTTCCGCGACGGCCGCACGGGCGAGCTGCTCGACCGGCTGTCCGGCTGCCTCGACGACCACTTCGACGTCGAGCACAGCACGTTCCAGCTGGAGCCCGAGGAGCACGCCGGGCACGAGCACCGGCACCACGTCTGA
- a CDS encoding CpaF family protein yields the protein MRVQTRTPLDTIAGRVRGRLRDDGAKADPAGTAAVVREEVRRFAEQALGSDSRLLDDEAATERQVLARITGFGALQPLLDDDSIEEIWINAPTRVFVARSGVPELTPLVLTDAEVRDLVERMLQSSGRRVDLSTPFVDASLPDGSRLHVVIPDVTRRHWAVNIRKFSRRIRDLDHLVALGSLPLQAAEFLRMSVRAGLSIVVSGATHTGKTTMIDALLSSARASDRIVTVEETFELDPAGRDVVAMQCRQPSLEGSGEITLRRLIKEALRMRPDRLVVGEVREAECLDLLIALNSGVPGMCSIHANSAREALVKLCTLPLLAGRNIDSAFVVPTVATSVDLVVHLEVLPSGARRVVEILAPGGRHSGMVIEASSVFALEDGILTATGGQPAHLGKFRAAGLDPLRILVGAP from the coding sequence GTGCGGGTGCAGACGCGGACCCCCCTCGACACCATCGCCGGACGGGTGCGCGGGCGCCTGCGGGACGACGGGGCGAAGGCCGATCCCGCGGGCACGGCGGCGGTGGTGCGCGAGGAGGTCCGGCGGTTCGCGGAGCAGGCGCTCGGATCCGACTCCCGGCTCCTCGACGACGAGGCGGCCACCGAGCGGCAGGTGCTCGCGCGCATCACGGGCTTCGGCGCCCTGCAGCCGCTCCTCGACGACGACTCGATCGAGGAGATCTGGATCAACGCGCCCACGCGCGTCTTTGTGGCGCGGTCGGGCGTCCCCGAGCTGACGCCGCTCGTCCTCACCGACGCGGAGGTGCGCGACCTCGTCGAGCGGATGCTGCAGTCCTCGGGCCGTCGCGTGGACCTGTCGACCCCGTTCGTGGACGCGTCCCTGCCCGACGGATCCCGCCTGCACGTGGTCATCCCGGACGTGACGCGGCGGCACTGGGCCGTCAACATCCGCAAGTTCTCGCGGCGGATCCGCGACCTCGACCACCTCGTGGCCCTGGGCAGCCTGCCGCTGCAGGCCGCCGAGTTCCTGCGCATGAGCGTGCGCGCCGGCCTCTCCATCGTCGTCAGCGGCGCGACGCACACGGGCAAGACCACGATGATCGACGCCCTCCTGTCCTCTGCCCGCGCGTCCGACCGCATCGTCACGGTCGAGGAGACGTTCGAGCTGGATCCGGCGGGCCGCGACGTCGTGGCCATGCAGTGCCGCCAGCCGAGCCTCGAGGGTTCGGGGGAGATCACGCTGCGGCGCCTCATCAAGGAGGCGCTGCGGATGCGGCCCGACCGGCTCGTGGTCGGCGAGGTCCGGGAGGCGGAGTGCCTCGACCTCCTCATCGCGCTCAACTCGGGCGTGCCGGGCATGTGCTCCATCCACGCGAACAGCGCGCGCGAGGCGCTCGTCAAGCTGTGCACCCTGCCGCTGCTGGCCGGCCGCAACATCGACTCCGCGTTCGTCGTGCCGACCGTCGCCACGTCGGTCGACCTGGTGGTGCACCTGGAGGTGCTGCCGTCCGGCGCCCGACGGGTGGTCGAGATCCTCGCCCCCGGCGGTCGTCACTCGGGGATGGTCATCGAGGCGAGCTCCGTGTTCGCGCTGGAGGACGGGATCCTCACCGCCACCGGCGGACAGCCCGCGCACCTCGGGAAGTTCCGCGCGGCGGGGCTCGATCCGCTGCGGATCCTGGTGGGAGCGCCGTGA
- the xylB gene encoding xylulokinase, translating to MLIVTTKTLVAGIDSSTQSCKVVVRDLDTGALVRSGRASHPDGTEVDPAAWWDALLAAVADAGGLDDVAAISVGGQQHGMVCLDESGAVVRDALLWNDTRSAQAAAALRDELGAETWASATGVVPVASFTATKLRWLRDAEPENAARVAAVALPHDWLTWRLLGHGTGSPDLAALATDRSDASGTAYWSSVTGEYRLDLLERALGRVVGLPRVLGPGESAGLTGDGIPGVPAGVPVGPGAGDNAAAALGLGAVPGDVVVSIGTSGTVFAVTADPITDASGTVAGFADATGNFLPLIATLNAARVLDGGARLLGVDHARLSELALEAPAGSDGLVLLPYFEGERTPNLPDATASLHGMTLRNSTPATMARAHVEGMLCGLADGLDAITRQGVEVERVLLIGGGAKSRAVREIAPTIFGVPIHVPDAGEFVADGAAKQAAWILTGSVPAWPLAGDEVFDAPGVPAVRQAYAAAKAELGY from the coding sequence ATGTTGATCGTGACAACGAAGACACTCGTAGCAGGCATCGACTCCTCCACGCAGAGCTGCAAGGTGGTCGTCCGCGACCTCGACACGGGCGCCCTCGTGCGCTCCGGCCGCGCGTCCCACCCCGACGGCACTGAGGTGGATCCTGCCGCCTGGTGGGACGCGCTCCTCGCGGCCGTCGCCGACGCGGGCGGCCTCGACGACGTGGCCGCCATCTCGGTCGGCGGCCAGCAGCACGGCATGGTCTGCCTCGACGAGTCCGGCGCGGTCGTCCGCGACGCGCTCCTCTGGAACGACACCCGATCCGCGCAGGCCGCCGCCGCCCTCCGGGACGAGCTCGGCGCCGAGACCTGGGCGAGCGCCACGGGCGTCGTCCCGGTCGCGTCATTCACCGCCACCAAGCTCCGCTGGCTCCGCGACGCCGAGCCCGAGAACGCGGCCCGCGTCGCCGCCGTCGCCCTCCCGCACGACTGGCTGACCTGGCGCCTGCTCGGCCATGGCACGGGATCCCCGGACCTCGCCGCCCTCGCCACCGACCGCTCCGACGCGAGCGGCACCGCGTACTGGTCGAGCGTCACGGGGGAGTACCGCCTCGACCTCCTGGAGCGCGCGCTCGGCCGCGTCGTCGGCCTGCCGCGCGTGCTCGGCCCCGGCGAGTCCGCAGGGCTGACGGGCGACGGCATCCCCGGCGTCCCGGCCGGCGTCCCCGTCGGCCCCGGCGCGGGCGACAACGCCGCCGCCGCGCTCGGCCTCGGCGCGGTGCCCGGCGACGTGGTGGTCTCCATCGGCACGTCCGGCACGGTGTTCGCCGTCACGGCGGATCCCATCACCGACGCCAGCGGCACGGTCGCCGGCTTCGCCGATGCCACCGGCAACTTCCTCCCCCTCATCGCGACCCTCAACGCCGCCCGCGTGCTCGACGGCGGCGCCCGCCTCCTCGGCGTCGACCACGCGCGGCTGTCCGAGCTCGCGCTCGAGGCCCCCGCGGGATCCGACGGCCTCGTGCTCCTGCCCTACTTCGAGGGCGAGCGCACCCCGAACCTGCCCGACGCGACCGCGTCGCTCCATGGCATGACCCTCCGCAACAGCACGCCGGCGACCATGGCCCGCGCGCACGTCGAGGGCATGCTGTGCGGCCTGGCCGACGGCCTCGACGCGATCACGCGCCAGGGCGTCGAGGTGGAGCGCGTGCTCCTCATCGGCGGCGGGGCGAAGAGCCGCGCCGTGCGCGAGATCGCGCCGACCATCTTCGGCGTCCCCATCCACGTGCCGGACGCGGGCGAGTTCGTCGCCGACGGCGCCGCGAAGCAAGCCGCGTGGATCCTCACGGGCAGCGTCCCCGCGTGGCCCCTCGCGGGCGACGAGGTCTTCGACGCGCCGGGCGTGCCGGCGGTGCGCCAGGCGTACGCGGCGGCGAAGGCGGAGCTGGGGTACTGA
- a CDS encoding pyridoxal-phosphate dependent enzyme yields MAEPRAVVAGFLAERGTGIGAEALRIDEGRVGSGYAHLTDEARDALALVARTTGILLDPTYTARAAAGLAAAVRDGSIRPDDRVVLWHSGGVPGLFGHAGLGA; encoded by the coding sequence GTGGCGGAGCCGCGCGCCGTGGTCGCGGGGTTCCTCGCGGAGCGCGGCACGGGGATCGGCGCGGAGGCCCTGCGCATCGACGAGGGCCGCGTGGGCTCCGGCTACGCGCATCTCACGGACGAGGCGCGGGATGCGCTCGCGCTCGTCGCGCGGACGACGGGGATCCTCCTCGACCCCACGTACACTGCCCGCGCCGCGGCGGGACTGGCGGCCGCGGTCCGCGATGGATCCATCCGGCCGGACGACCGCGTCGTCCTCTGGCACTCGGGCGGCGTCCCGGGGCTGTTCGGCCACGCCGGCCTCGGCGCCTGA
- a CDS encoding nicotinate phosphoribosyltransferase, with amino-acid sequence MHQATSLLTDRYELTMLDAALKAGTHDRDCVFECFARRLPSGRRFGVVAGTGRLLELIRDFRFGDAELEYLRSERVVGEEALAWLADYRFRGRITGYREGEVYFPGSPLLTVEAPFADGVILETLVLSVLNYDSAVASAAARMVQVAGGRPLAEMGSRRTGERSAVAAARAAFIAGFSATSNLEAGRTWGVPTMGTAAHSFTLLHDTEEQAFRAQVDALGAGTTLLVDTYDVRQGVETAVRVAGPGLGAVRLDSGDLPVLVGEVRAQLDALGATGTRITVTNDLDEHGIAGLAASPVDSYGVGTSLVTGSGAPAAGMVFKLVAHRDTGGDGEWVSVAKRSTGKQSRGGLKGALRRHDAQGVATSELVTVGQHPVPLPGDRDLVVTLAEGGEPDPRWLGRAGTAAARAHHAEVVRDLPAQAFRLRAGDPAIPTEESAAV; translated from the coding sequence GTGCACCAGGCGACCTCCCTCCTCACCGACCGGTACGAGCTGACGATGCTCGACGCAGCGCTGAAGGCGGGCACCCACGACCGCGACTGCGTCTTCGAGTGCTTCGCCCGGCGCCTCCCGAGCGGCCGCCGCTTCGGCGTCGTCGCGGGCACCGGACGCCTCCTCGAGCTCATCCGCGACTTCCGCTTCGGCGACGCCGAGCTCGAGTACCTGCGCTCCGAGCGCGTCGTCGGCGAGGAGGCCCTGGCCTGGCTCGCCGACTACCGGTTCCGCGGCCGCATCACGGGCTACCGCGAGGGCGAGGTCTACTTCCCGGGCTCCCCGCTCCTCACGGTCGAGGCGCCCTTCGCCGACGGGGTGATCCTCGAGACGCTCGTGCTCAGCGTCCTCAACTACGACTCCGCGGTCGCGAGCGCCGCAGCCCGCATGGTGCAGGTCGCCGGCGGACGCCCGCTCGCCGAGATGGGATCCCGCCGGACGGGCGAGCGCTCGGCCGTCGCCGCCGCCCGCGCCGCGTTCATCGCGGGCTTCAGCGCCACCTCGAACCTCGAGGCCGGCCGCACGTGGGGCGTCCCGACCATGGGCACCGCCGCCCACTCCTTCACCCTCCTGCACGACACCGAAGAGCAGGCGTTCCGGGCCCAGGTCGACGCGCTCGGCGCCGGCACGACCCTGCTGGTGGACACCTACGACGTGCGGCAGGGGGTCGAGACCGCGGTCCGCGTCGCCGGCCCCGGCCTCGGCGCCGTGAGGCTCGACTCGGGCGACCTGCCGGTGCTCGTCGGCGAGGTGCGCGCGCAGCTCGACGCGCTCGGCGCCACGGGCACGCGGATCACCGTCACCAACGACCTCGACGAGCACGGCATCGCGGGCCTCGCGGCCTCGCCGGTGGACTCCTACGGGGTCGGGACCTCGCTCGTCACCGGATCCGGAGCACCCGCCGCCGGCATGGTCTTCAAGCTCGTCGCCCACCGCGACACGGGCGGGGACGGCGAGTGGGTGTCCGTCGCGAAGCGGTCGACGGGCAAGCAGAGCCGCGGCGGCCTCAAGGGCGCGCTCCGCCGCCATGACGCGCAGGGGGTCGCCACGAGCGAGCTCGTCACCGTGGGACAGCACCCGGTGCCGCTCCCCGGCGATCGCGACCTCGTCGTCACGCTGGCGGAGGGCGGCGAGCCGGATCCGCGTTGGCTCGGCCGCGCGGGCACCGCCGCGGCTCGCGCCCATCACGCCGAGGTCGTCCGCGACCTCCCGGCGCAGGCCTTCCGGCTGCGCGCCGGCGACCCGGCGATCCCGACCGAGGAGAGCGCGGCCGTCTGA
- a CDS encoding DedA family protein, with protein MHPQLFDFLDSTTLIESFGGFALIGICLIIFAETGLLFGFLFPGDTLLVIAGLTLPGITGIDIWWVCLAIAFSAFAGGEVGYLIGHKAGPRVFERKDSGIFSRQNVVRTNAFFARFGGLSVIAARFVPIVRTFAPIAAGVGHMDYRKYSLYNAIGALIWGAGLTFLGHLLNGFPPIRDFVTHYIDFVLLGAVFVTVVPTAIHFLRARKHARDEEAAGVPQDGEELALTPEEFDQDPSNDPRR; from the coding sequence GTGCATCCACAGCTCTTCGACTTCCTCGACTCGACGACGCTCATCGAGTCGTTCGGGGGATTCGCCCTCATCGGGATCTGCCTCATCATCTTCGCCGAGACCGGCCTGCTCTTCGGGTTCCTCTTCCCCGGCGACACACTCCTCGTCATCGCCGGGCTGACCCTCCCCGGGATCACCGGGATCGACATCTGGTGGGTCTGCCTCGCCATCGCCTTCTCCGCGTTCGCGGGCGGCGAGGTCGGCTACCTCATCGGCCACAAGGCGGGACCGCGGGTCTTCGAGCGCAAGGACTCGGGCATCTTCAGCCGGCAGAACGTCGTGCGCACCAACGCGTTCTTCGCGCGCTTCGGCGGGCTGTCCGTCATCGCGGCGCGCTTCGTGCCCATCGTCCGCACGTTCGCGCCCATCGCCGCCGGCGTCGGCCACATGGACTACCGCAAGTACTCGCTCTACAACGCGATCGGCGCCCTCATCTGGGGCGCGGGCCTCACCTTCCTGGGCCATCTCCTCAACGGCTTCCCGCCCATCCGCGACTTCGTCACGCATTACATCGACTTCGTGCTGCTCGGCGCGGTCTTCGTCACCGTCGTGCCCACGGCCATCCACTTCCTCCGCGCGCGCAAGCACGCGCGGGACGAGGAGGCGGCGGGCGTGCCGCAGGACGGCGAGGAGCTCGCGCTCACGCCCGAGGAATTCGACCAGGACCCGTCGAACGACCCGCGGCGCTGA
- the murI gene encoding glutamate racemase: protein MSDAPIGIFDSGVGGLTVARAVATLLPRESIVYIGDTAHTPYGDKPIADVRRYALAVLDDLVERGVKMLVIACNTASAAMLRDARERYDIPVVEVIQPAVRTAVSVTRNHRVGVIATHATVTSRAYDDAFAAAPHLALTSAEAPRFVEFVERGETSGPELMAAAEEYLAPLRAAGVDTLVLGCTHYPFLEGAISLLMGPDVTLVSSDTETAKDVYRELVSAGLERRSDAPPVIRYEATGGSASDFETLAHRMLGSGVTHVELVETGAIPLPRRPRPDAATPPDADGTPSTPDPS from the coding sequence ATGAGCGACGCGCCGATCGGGATCTTCGACTCCGGCGTCGGCGGCCTCACCGTGGCCCGTGCCGTCGCCACCCTCCTGCCGCGCGAGTCGATCGTCTACATCGGCGACACGGCGCACACGCCCTACGGCGACAAGCCCATCGCGGACGTCCGCCGCTACGCGCTCGCGGTCCTCGACGACCTCGTCGAGCGCGGCGTGAAGATGCTCGTCATCGCGTGCAACACGGCGTCCGCGGCCATGCTCCGCGACGCCCGCGAGCGCTACGACATCCCGGTGGTCGAGGTGATCCAGCCGGCCGTGCGCACGGCCGTCAGCGTCACCCGCAACCATCGCGTCGGCGTCATCGCCACCCACGCCACCGTCACGAGCCGCGCCTACGACGACGCCTTCGCGGCGGCCCCGCACCTCGCGCTCACCTCCGCCGAGGCGCCCCGCTTCGTCGAGTTCGTGGAGCGCGGCGAGACCTCCGGCCCGGAGCTGATGGCGGCCGCGGAGGAGTACCTCGCGCCGCTCCGCGCCGCCGGCGTCGACACCCTGGTCCTCGGCTGCACCCACTACCCGTTCCTCGAGGGCGCGATCTCGCTGCTCATGGGCCCCGACGTCACCCTCGTCTCCAGTGACACCGAGACGGCCAAGGACGTCTACCGAGAGCTCGTGTCCGCGGGCCTCGAGCGGCGCTCCGACGCGCCCCCCGTGATCCGGTACGAGGCCACCGGCGGCAGCGCGTCCGACTTCGAGACGCTCGCGCACCGCATGCTCGGCTCGGGCGTCACGCATGTCGAGCTGGTCGAGACCGGCGCCATCCCCCTTCCCCGCCGGCCGCGACCGGATGCGGCGACGCCTCCGGACGCGGACGGCACCCCGTCCACCCCCGACCCGAGCTGA